One window of Nicotiana tomentosiformis chromosome 11, ASM39032v3, whole genome shotgun sequence genomic DNA carries:
- the LOC104111871 gene encoding probable WRKY transcription factor 4, with translation MAENEASSSSASSSRAPMRPTITLPPRASVENLFMGGLGGISPGPMTLVSSFFSDPASEYPSFSQLLAGAMASPAAFSGQRQGFPPPPETTVSISKGKESGSGDMDFGFKQNRPSGLVITQSPMFTIPPGLSPAGLLGSPLLFSPGQGPFGMSHQQALAQVTAQAAHPQSQMHIQPDYPSSSAPPARSFSQFQSLTSNTTANQQIPPPASDPNVMKEASEVSLSDQRSEPASSAVDKPADDGYNWRKYGQKHVKGSEYPRSYYKCTHPNCPVRKKVERSLDGQVTEIIYKGQHNHHPPQSSKRSKESGNPNGNYNLQGPSELSSEGVAGTLNNSKDGMPSYSLRMKDQESSQATHDQVSGSSEGEEVGDAETIADGNDERESKRRAIEVQTSEAASSASHRTVAEPRIIVQTTSEVDLLDDGYRWRKYGQKVVKGNPYPRSYYKCTSQGCNVRKHVERAPSDPKAVITTYEGKHNHDVPAARNSSHNTANNSVSQMRPHNPVVDKQEATRTGFPNNEQQPIALLRFKEEQVT, from the exons ATGGCTGAGAACgaagcatcatcatcatcagcatCGTCGTCAAGGGCTCCGATGCGGCCCACTATTACTTTACCACCGCGTGCTTCAGTGGAAAATTTGTTTATGGGCGGGCTGGGTGGTATCAGCCCGGGCCCGATGACCCTTGTATCCAGCTTCTTCTCCGATCCGGCGTCGGAGTACCCTTCCTTCTCCCAGCTCCTCGCCGGCGCTATGGCGTCTCCGGCAGCTTTTTCCGGTCAACGACAGGGTTTTCCCCCTCCACCAGAGACGACAGTGTCTATTTCAAAGGGAAAAGAGTCCGGTAGTGGGGATATGGATTTTGGGTTCAAGCAGAACCGGCCGTCCGGTCTGGTGATTACTCAATCGCCCATGTTTACTATACCGCCGGGATTGAGTCCGGCCGGTTTGCTGGGTTCGCCTTTGTTGTTCTCACCTGGCCAG GGCCCTTTTGGAATGTCACATCAGCAAGCCCTTGCTCAAGTTACAGCTCAGGCAGCACATCCTCAGTCTCAAATGCACATTCAACCTGATTATCCGTCTTCTTCAGCACCACCTGCACGGTCCTTTTCACAGTTCCAGTCCCTAACCTCAAATACCACAGCAAACCAACAGATACCGCCTCCTGCATCAGATCCTAATGTTATGAAAGAAGCATCTGAAGTCTCTCTGTCTGATCAGAGGTCAGAACCTGCTTCCTCTGCTGTTGATAAACCTGCTGATGATGGTTACAACTGGCGTAAGTATGGGCAGAAGCATGTCAAGGGAAGCGAATATCCTCGTAGTTATTACAAGTGTACACATCCAAATTGTCCAGTCAGGAAGAAGGTTGAGCGGTCTCTTGATGGCCAAGTAACTGAGATTATCTATAAGGGCCAGCACAACCATCATCCGCCTCAATCTAGTAAACGCTCGAAAGAGAGTGGAAATCCAAATGGAAACTATAATCTTCAGGGGCCATCTGAACTCAGCTCTGAGGGTGTGGCAGGAACTCTGAACAACTCCAAGGATGGCATGCCTTCCTATTCATTAAGAATGAAGGATCAAGAATCCAGCCAAGCTACACATGACCAAGTCTCCGGATCAAGTGAGGGTGAGGAAGTGGGTGATGCTGAGACTATAGCTGATGGAAATGATGAACGTGAATCTAAGCGAAG GGCCATAGAAGTACAGACTTCAGAGGCAGCTTCTTCTGCTTCTCACCGGACAGTTGCAGAACCTAGGATCATTGTTCAAACAACAAGCGAAGTTGATCTTTTGGACGATGGTTATAGATGGCGGAAGTATGGCCAGAAAGTTGTAAAAGGAAACCCTTATCCAAG AAGCTATTACAAATGTACCAGCCAGGGATGTAATGTACGGAAACATGTGGAAAGGGCCCCGAGTGATCCAAAAGCTGTCATAACAACATATGAGGGCAAACATAATCATGACGTGCCTGCAGCTAGGAACAGTAGCCACAACACCGCAAATAATTCTGTGTCACAGATGAGGCCACACAACCCCGTAGTTGATAAACAGGAAGCAACTAGAACAGGCTTCCCGAACAATGAACAGCAACCTATAGCACTGCTACGGTTCAAAGAAGAACAGGTTACATGA
- the LOC104111872 gene encoding uncharacterized protein: MEISSGLSPRVNSVTSDEGKNADPHPQNFDLELTDTVSHTDHHFQTLNALEILRETVRILRYNSIGFMAIAALLICPVSAVVLSNVLVNHSLVKRLTIRLLLVSKSSGLPLMPFIKLSCQKFSEVVISAVMCFPLYVTLSLLSKAAIVYSVDCTYSRKKFDSQKFYVIMTKIWKRVVVTYLWVCTVISGCFTLFVVLVVSVSSVFSIMGFPPDLILYPAMVVGMIFSIILANAIIICNIAIVISVLEDESGPQALLRSSSLIKGQTQVGLLIFLGSTIGMAIVEGLFEHRVKTISYGDGSSRLWEGPLLVLLYSFVMLIDSMMSTVFYFSCKSYRMETSSEESQPVLEALTISSALAEVQ, from the coding sequence atggaaatttCCAGTGGACTGAGTCCTAGAGTTAACTCAGTTACATCTGATGAAGGTAAAAATGCTGACCCACATCCTCAAAATTTCGACTTGGAATTAACTGATACGGTTTCACACACAGATCACCATTTTCAGACACTGAATGCACTGGAGATTTTGAGGGAAACTGTGAGAATTTTGAGGTATAATTCAATAGGTTTCATGGCAATTGCTGCATTGCTAATCTGCCCTGTCTCTGCTGTTGTTTTATCTAACGTATTGGTTAATCACTCCTTAGTTAAGAGACTAACCATAAGGTTATTGCTCGTTTCCAAATCGAGCGGGCTTCCATTGATGCCATTTATCAAACTGTCTTGTCAAAAGTTCTCTGAAGTTGTGATTTCAGCTGTAATGTGCTTCCCTTTGTACGTTACTTTATCGCTGTTGTCAAAAGCTGCTATAGTTTATTCAGTCGATTGCACTTACTCGAGGAAAAAATTTGATTCGCAAAAGTTTTATGTGATTATGACCAAGATTTGGAAACGGGTTGTTGTGACTTACCTGTGGGTCTGTACTGTGATTTCCGGATGCTTCACATTGTTTGTTGTACTCGTTGTATCCGTGAGCAGTGTTTTCTCGATCATGGGGTTCCCTCCTGACTTGATCTTGTACCCCGCGATGGTAGTAGGGATGATTTTCTCGATTATTTTAGCGAATGCTATTATTATTTGCAACATTGCGATTGTGATATCTGTTTTAGAGGATGAATCTGGACCGCAGGCATTGCTTAGGTCTAGTTCGCTTATCAAGGGGCAGACACAAGTTGGACTTCTAATATTTCTCGGATCAACTATTGGGATGGCGATTGTGGAGGGTTTATTTGAGCATAGAGTGAAGACAATAAGCTATGGagatggatcttcaagattatgGGAAGGGCCTCTTTTGGTACTATTGTACTCGTTTGTGATGCTTATTGACTCCATGATGAGTACAGTTTTCTACTTCAGCTGTAAATCGTATAGAATGGAAACCTCAAGTGAAGAAAGTCAGCCTGTGCTAGAAGCCTTGACAATTTCCTCAGCATTAGCAGAAGTCCAATAA